A single Criblamydia sequanensis CRIB-18 DNA region contains:
- a CDS encoding alanine/glycine:cation symporter family protein encodes MDINHLFESFAHAITFWVVFPVLISLGIFLSIKLKFPQLTKISYGFRSILKDDGKGQGNITHFEAIATVLAGNLGTGNISGMAVALGTGGPGALIWMWVMAFFGAILQYSGCLLGGFYRKQNDQGEFLGGPMYYIEKGMKKKSLAILFSVFSLLTAFSCGNFVQVNSLSLPLQEIGWNPFLISLIVAAAVGYVIIGGGHRVALIASKVVPFMATLYLLVAFLILGYNLDKVLPAFSLLFRSAFDFSSIFGGAMGFGMARALSTGFERGIFATDAGTGIAPILQANAKAKSPVMEGIIAMVAPFIVLIICTLTGLVLIVTGAFEVPGLKSTLMCTYAFEKGVGHEMGAYVVVISLILFAYTTILAWAFCGEKAVEYLFDRKKISFFRWLYVGLIPIGVFAKVDLVWHLADITMAGMLLTNLSALAYLSPLIIRESEKYFGSKEFLEIDHLDETEQETA; translated from the coding sequence ATGGATATCAATCATCTTTTTGAAAGTTTCGCTCACGCGATCACCTTTTGGGTGGTTTTCCCGGTCCTCATAAGCCTCGGAATTTTCTTGAGTATTAAACTAAAATTTCCGCAACTGACTAAAATTTCCTACGGCTTCCGCTCGATTCTTAAAGATGACGGAAAGGGTCAAGGAAATATCACTCATTTTGAGGCCATCGCTACAGTACTTGCTGGAAACCTTGGAACCGGTAACATCTCAGGGATGGCCGTGGCTCTTGGAACAGGCGGGCCTGGCGCTCTTATTTGGATGTGGGTCATGGCTTTTTTTGGCGCTATTTTGCAGTATTCCGGCTGTCTTTTAGGCGGTTTTTATAGAAAGCAAAATGATCAAGGCGAGTTTCTTGGCGGCCCCATGTACTACATTGAAAAGGGGATGAAGAAAAAGAGTTTAGCCATTTTATTTTCCGTATTTAGCTTATTAACCGCTTTTAGCTGCGGTAATTTCGTTCAGGTAAATTCTCTCTCTCTTCCTTTGCAGGAAATTGGCTGGAACCCTTTTCTTATTAGCCTAATTGTAGCAGCAGCGGTAGGTTATGTGATTATAGGAGGAGGCCATAGGGTTGCTCTTATCGCATCAAAAGTAGTTCCCTTTATGGCAACGCTTTATCTTTTGGTAGCTTTTTTAATCTTGGGCTACAACTTGGATAAAGTTCTGCCTGCTTTTTCTCTTCTTTTCAGAAGCGCCTTTGATTTTTCTTCCATTTTTGGCGGTGCTATGGGCTTTGGTATGGCAAGAGCGCTCTCTACAGGTTTTGAAAGAGGCATTTTTGCAACGGATGCCGGAACCGGCATTGCCCCGATACTCCAAGCCAACGCAAAAGCAAAAAGCCCTGTTATGGAAGGGATTATTGCTATGGTAGCCCCTTTTATTGTGCTTATCATCTGCACACTTACAGGACTTGTTCTTATTGTCACAGGGGCTTTTGAAGTTCCCGGATTGAAGAGCACCCTTATGTGCACTTATGCCTTTGAAAAAGGGGTCGGGCATGAGATGGGCGCTTATGTAGTTGTGATATCTCTTATTTTGTTTGCATATACAACCATTCTCGCTTGGGCATTTTGCGGAGAAAAGGCCGTAGAGTATTTATTTGACCGAAAAAAAATTTCATTCTTTCGCTGGCTTTATGTAGGTTTGATCCCGATTGGCGTTTTTGCCAAAGTTGATCTTGTGTGGCATTTAGCCGATATCACTATGGCCGGGATGCTTTTAACTAATCTTTCTGCTTTGGCTTACCTCTCGCCTTTGATTATAAGAGAAAGCGAGAAGTATTTTGGGTCTAAAGAGTTTCTTGAAATCGATCATCTAGATGAGACCGAACAAGAGACAGCTTAG